The following are encoded together in the Conger conger chromosome 11, fConCon1.1, whole genome shotgun sequence genome:
- the myl2b gene encoding myosin, light chain 2b, regulatory, cardiac, slow isoform X1 has product MAPKKAKKRSEGANSNVFSMFEQAQIQEFKEAFTIMDQNRDGFIDKNDLRDTFAALGRLNVKQEELDEMLKEAPGPINFTVFLTMFGEKLKGADPEETILNAFKVFDPEGKGILKKDYVTEMLTTQADRFSTEEMEQMFTAFPPDVAGNLDYKNLVYIITHGEEKDQE; this is encoded by the exons ATG GCACCCAAAAAGGCAAAGAAAAGATCAGAGGGAGCCAACTCCAACGTCTTCTCCATGTTTGAGCAAGCCCAAATCCAGGAGTTTAAAGAG GCTTTCACAATCATGGATCAAAACAGAGACGGCTTCATTGACAAGAATGACCTGAGAGACACCTTTGCAGCGCTCG GTCGTCTGAATGTCAAACAAGAGGAGCTTGATGAGATGTTGAAGGAGGCCCCTGGACCAATCAACTTCACTGTCTTTTTGACCATGTTTGGTGAAAAGCTAAAAG gtgccGACCCAGAGGAGACTATCCTCAATGCTTTTAAAGTCTTTGACCCCGAGGGCAAAGGGATCCTGAAGAAAGACTA TGTTACCGAGATGCTGACGACCCAAGCAGACAGGTTCTCCACAGAAGAG ATGGAGCAGATGTTTACAGCGTTCCCTCCAGATGTGGCTGGTAACCTCGACTACAAGAACCTGGTCTACATCATTACACACGGGGAAGAGAAGGACCAGGAGTAA
- the myl2b gene encoding myosin, light chain 2b, regulatory, cardiac, slow isoform X3: MFEQAQIQEFKEVSVSLPVSPTAGRLNVKQEELDEMLKEAPGPINFTVFLTMFGEKLKGADPEETILNAFKVFDPEGKGILKKDYVTEMLTTQADRFSTEEMEQMFTAFPPDVAGNLDYKNLVYIITHGEEKDQE; this comes from the exons ATGTTTGAGCAAGCCCAAATCCAGGAGTTTAAAGAGGTCAGTGTCAGTCTGCCTGTAAGCCC CACTGCAGGTCGTCTGAATGTCAAACAAGAGGAGCTTGATGAGATGTTGAAGGAGGCCCCTGGACCAATCAACTTCACTGTCTTTTTGACCATGTTTGGTGAAAAGCTAAAAG gtgccGACCCAGAGGAGACTATCCTCAATGCTTTTAAAGTCTTTGACCCCGAGGGCAAAGGGATCCTGAAGAAAGACTA TGTTACCGAGATGCTGACGACCCAAGCAGACAGGTTCTCCACAGAAGAG ATGGAGCAGATGTTTACAGCGTTCCCTCCAGATGTGGCTGGTAACCTCGACTACAAGAACCTGGTCTACATCATTACACACGGGGAAGAGAAGGACCAGGAGTAA
- the myl2b gene encoding myosin, light chain 2b, regulatory, cardiac, slow isoform X2 → MFEQAQIQEFKEVSVSLPVSPLYKTTLRFTAWVRMPLTFPGTNSHRSAINSPSLSHWQAFTIMDQNRDGFIDKNDLRDTFAALGRLNVKQEELDEMLKEAPGPINFTVFLTMFGEKLKGADPEETILNAFKVFDPEGKGILKKDYVTEMLTTQADRFSTEEMEQMFTAFPPDVAGNLDYKNLVYIITHGEEKDQE, encoded by the exons ATGTTTGAGCAAGCCCAAATCCAGGAGTTTAAAGAGGTCAGTGTCAGTCTGCCTGTAAGCCCTCTGTACAAAACAACT CTGCGATTTACTGCCTGGGTGAGAATGCCACTGACATTCCCAGGGACTAATTCCCATCGCTCGGCCATTAACAGCCCCTCTCTTTCCCACTGGCAGGCTTTCACAATCATGGATCAAAACAGAGACGGCTTCATTGACAAGAATGACCTGAGAGACACCTTTGCAGCGCTCG GTCGTCTGAATGTCAAACAAGAGGAGCTTGATGAGATGTTGAAGGAGGCCCCTGGACCAATCAACTTCACTGTCTTTTTGACCATGTTTGGTGAAAAGCTAAAAG gtgccGACCCAGAGGAGACTATCCTCAATGCTTTTAAAGTCTTTGACCCCGAGGGCAAAGGGATCCTGAAGAAAGACTA TGTTACCGAGATGCTGACGACCCAAGCAGACAGGTTCTCCACAGAAGAG ATGGAGCAGATGTTTACAGCGTTCCCTCCAGATGTGGCTGGTAACCTCGACTACAAGAACCTGGTCTACATCATTACACACGGGGAAGAGAAGGACCAGGAGTAA